A window of Kribbella amoyensis contains these coding sequences:
- a CDS encoding Bug family tripartite tricarboxylate transporter substrate binding protein, which yields MRSGQIGRTVVLAAAGFTVTALVAGCGGVKTTSSGSGEGDYPTGNIQMSVGASPGGSTDLITRAIAEGLGKELGVSVPVVNKPGANGALNAKELQAAPADGYKIAVQNASLFTITPLAVSAAEAVKLDSFDLIGGVSQDDYMLAAHADSGFKSIADLKKAGKNIKYGTTGVGTGAQLASALTFKVAGIPATDVPFDGGAPAMTALLGRQVDVATFQLGEGIENVKAGKLVPLAVFSPDRIKYLPDVPTAKEQGYDVVVSQYRFLTAPKGTPEDVKGKLLEAAKKTYGTDAYKKFNEANFLTPVEVPPAEVQKMLADATKKYQAQIQQYGIKLGAA from the coding sequence GTGAGATCCGGACAGATCGGCCGTACCGTCGTGCTGGCCGCGGCGGGCTTCACGGTCACCGCGTTGGTGGCCGGGTGCGGCGGGGTCAAGACGACGTCGTCGGGCAGCGGTGAGGGTGACTACCCGACCGGGAACATCCAGATGAGTGTCGGTGCTTCGCCTGGTGGCAGTACCGACCTGATCACCCGGGCGATCGCGGAGGGCCTCGGCAAGGAGCTGGGCGTCTCGGTGCCGGTGGTGAACAAGCCCGGCGCGAACGGCGCGTTGAACGCCAAGGAACTACAGGCCGCACCGGCCGACGGGTACAAGATCGCCGTCCAGAACGCGTCCCTGTTCACCATCACCCCGCTGGCCGTGTCCGCGGCCGAGGCGGTGAAGCTGGACAGCTTCGACCTGATCGGCGGGGTGTCGCAGGACGACTACATGCTCGCCGCGCACGCCGACTCCGGGTTCAAGTCCATCGCCGACCTGAAGAAGGCGGGCAAGAACATCAAGTACGGCACCACCGGGGTCGGGACCGGGGCGCAGCTCGCGTCCGCGCTGACCTTCAAGGTGGCCGGGATCCCCGCCACCGACGTGCCGTTCGACGGCGGCGCGCCGGCGATGACCGCGTTGCTCGGCCGGCAGGTCGACGTCGCCACCTTCCAGCTGGGTGAGGGGATCGAGAACGTGAAGGCGGGCAAGCTCGTCCCGCTGGCGGTGTTCTCGCCGGACCGGATCAAGTACCTGCCGGACGTGCCCACCGCCAAGGAGCAGGGGTACGACGTGGTGGTGTCGCAGTACCGCTTCCTGACCGCGCCGAAGGGCACGCCCGAGGACGTGAAGGGCAAGCTGCTCGAGGCGGCGAAGAAGACGTACGGGACGGACGCCTACAAGAAGTTCAACGAGGCGAACTTCCTCACCCCGGTCGAGGTCCCGCCGGCCGAGGTGCAGAAGATGCTGGCGGACGCGACCAAGAAGTACCAGGCGCAGATCCAGCAGTACGGCATCAAGCTGGGTGCCGCGTAG
- a CDS encoding tripartite tricarboxylate transporter TctB family protein, protein METDRPAPAGPRSQLAAAVVATGIGVAGLIGSVRLGLGQLTAPGPGLWPFVISVVITVLSIVLAFTGRSALDTERFTRSSVQTALAVVTLVLLAIALPLIGFEIPALLLTFCWLRVLGKESWRSSIVISVLTVVAFYVVFVILLRIPLPRLI, encoded by the coding sequence ATGGAGACCGACCGGCCCGCGCCGGCCGGTCCGAGGTCGCAGCTCGCGGCGGCCGTGGTGGCCACCGGGATCGGCGTCGCCGGGCTGATCGGCTCGGTCCGGCTCGGGCTCGGGCAGCTCACCGCGCCCGGTCCCGGGCTGTGGCCGTTCGTCATCAGCGTGGTGATCACCGTGCTGTCGATCGTGCTCGCGTTCACCGGGCGGTCCGCGCTCGACACCGAGCGGTTCACCCGGTCCAGTGTGCAGACCGCGCTCGCCGTCGTCACGCTCGTCCTGCTCGCGATCGCGCTGCCGTTGATCGGGTTCGAGATCCCGGCCTTGCTGCTGACCTTCTGCTGGTTGCGGGTCCTGGGCAAGGAGTCCTGGCGGTCGTCGATCGTGATCAGCGTGCTGACCGTCGTCGCCTTCTACGTCGTCTTCGTGATCCTGCTCCGGATCCCGTTGCCGCGGCTGATCTGA
- a CDS encoding tripartite tricarboxylate transporter permease, with protein MDFLTPVVGGFGVVLEPANLLYCLVGVVIGMLIGVLPGLGPAATIAILLPITYGVEPVSAIIMLAGIFYGAQYGGTITSVLLRLPGEASSVVTVFDGHALAKQGRAGTALGIAAIGSFVGGTISIVGLTLLAPIVAAVALDFGPPEYAALALLGVLLVATVGNGGKTKSVIAAAIGLLLATVGRDTFTGANRFTFDSLNLADGIDFVPIAMGLFGLGEILYNLEERHNKVQAPAKVANVWPSRAELREARGAIGRGSVIGFVLGVLPGGGATLSSLVAYATEKRRAKQPERFGKGAIEGVAAPETANNAAATSSFIPLLTLGIPANATMALMFGALLIQGIPPGPQLVSDHPDLFWGVINSMYIGNILLLVMSIPMVGLFVRILRIRPAVLAPITVLITLLGVYTVNNQVFDIFLVIVFGVIGYLMKKFGFEPGPLVLAFVLGSVMETAVRQSLLIFEGDVTGFVTRPISGTVLAILLAVLLLPVVKLVLKKQRRRSSF; from the coding sequence ATGGACTTCCTGACCCCGGTCGTCGGCGGCTTCGGCGTCGTGCTCGAACCGGCCAACCTGCTGTACTGCCTGGTCGGTGTCGTGATCGGCATGCTGATCGGCGTTCTGCCCGGTCTCGGCCCGGCCGCCACGATCGCGATCCTGCTGCCGATCACGTACGGCGTGGAGCCGGTGTCGGCGATCATCATGCTGGCCGGCATCTTCTACGGCGCCCAGTACGGCGGCACCATCACGTCGGTCCTGCTCCGCCTGCCCGGTGAGGCCTCGTCGGTCGTCACGGTGTTCGACGGCCACGCGCTCGCCAAACAGGGCCGGGCCGGGACCGCGTTGGGGATCGCCGCCATCGGTTCGTTCGTCGGCGGCACTATCTCCATCGTCGGGCTGACCCTGCTCGCCCCGATCGTGGCCGCTGTCGCACTGGACTTCGGCCCACCGGAGTACGCCGCGCTGGCGCTGCTCGGCGTGCTGCTGGTCGCGACCGTCGGCAACGGCGGCAAGACCAAGTCGGTGATCGCGGCCGCGATCGGGCTGCTGCTCGCGACGGTCGGCCGGGACACCTTCACCGGCGCCAACCGGTTCACCTTCGACAGCCTGAACCTTGCCGACGGCATCGACTTCGTACCGATCGCGATGGGCCTGTTCGGGCTCGGCGAGATCCTCTACAACCTGGAGGAGCGGCACAACAAGGTGCAGGCGCCGGCCAAGGTCGCGAACGTGTGGCCGTCCCGGGCGGAACTGCGGGAGGCCCGGGGCGCGATCGGCCGCGGCTCGGTGATCGGGTTCGTGCTCGGTGTCCTTCCGGGCGGTGGCGCGACCCTGTCGTCGCTGGTCGCGTACGCCACCGAGAAGCGCCGGGCCAAGCAGCCCGAGCGGTTCGGCAAGGGCGCGATCGAGGGCGTCGCGGCGCCGGAGACCGCGAACAACGCCGCCGCGACCTCGTCGTTCATCCCGCTGCTGACGTTGGGCATCCCGGCGAACGCGACGATGGCGCTGATGTTCGGCGCGCTGCTGATCCAGGGCATCCCGCCCGGCCCGCAGCTGGTCTCGGACCACCCGGACCTGTTCTGGGGGGTGATCAACTCGATGTACATCGGCAACATCCTGCTGCTGGTGATGAGCATCCCGATGGTCGGGTTGTTCGTCCGCATCCTCCGGATCCGGCCGGCCGTGCTGGCCCCGATCACGGTGCTGATCACGTTGCTCGGCGTCTACACGGTGAACAACCAGGTGTTCGACATCTTCCTGGTGATCGTGTTCGGCGTGATCGGCTACCTGATGAAGAAGTTCGGGTTCGAGCCGGGGCCGTTGGTGCTCGCGTTCGTCCTCGGCAGCGTGATGGAGACCGCGGTCCGGCAGTCGCTGCTGATCTTCGAGGGCGACGTCACCGGCTTCGTCACCCGGCCGATCAGCGGCACGGTGCTGGCGATCCTGCTGGCCGTACTGCTGCTGCCGGTGGTCAAGCTAGTCCTGAAGAAGCAACGGCGACGCAGTTCGTTCTGA
- a CDS encoding FadR/GntR family transcriptional regulator produces the protein MTELDRAAGRGLAHELVEALKAKILGGEIEPGRKLPAESSLMAEYAVSRTVVREAISRLQAAGLVETFQGRGSFVLAVPEPSPFSLPADRLRSHRDILDLLDFRLGLEVEAAGLAAQRRTEHQLKAIERALGDFRRAADNPAQAVEADYAFHLKVAAASGNHFFTELLGSLGPMMIMLPRTRLDAAYSYDDAAHFTRVTLEHENIHDAIARADAEAARAAARVHLANSRHRLQEG, from the coding sequence ATGACCGAGCTGGACCGGGCGGCCGGCCGCGGCCTCGCGCACGAACTGGTCGAGGCGCTGAAGGCGAAGATCCTCGGCGGCGAGATCGAACCGGGCCGCAAGCTGCCGGCCGAGAGCTCGCTGATGGCCGAGTACGCCGTCAGCCGGACCGTGGTGCGCGAGGCGATCTCGCGGTTGCAGGCGGCCGGGCTGGTCGAGACGTTCCAGGGCCGCGGCTCGTTCGTGCTGGCGGTGCCGGAGCCGAGCCCGTTCTCGCTGCCGGCCGACCGGCTCCGGTCCCACCGCGACATCCTCGACCTGCTCGACTTCCGGCTCGGGCTGGAGGTCGAGGCGGCCGGGCTCGCCGCCCAGCGCCGGACCGAGCACCAGTTGAAGGCGATCGAGCGCGCGCTGGGCGACTTCCGGCGCGCGGCCGACAACCCGGCCCAGGCGGTGGAGGCCGACTACGCCTTCCACCTCAAGGTCGCGGCCGCCTCCGGCAACCACTTCTTCACCGAGCTGCTCGGCTCGCTCGGCCCGATGATGATCATGCTCCCGCGGACCCGGCTGGACGCCGCCTACTCCTACGACGACGCCGCCCACTTCACCCGGGTCACGCTGGAGCACGAGAACATCCACGACGCGATCGCCCGCGCCGATGCCGAAGCCGCGCGCGCCGCGGCCCGCGTACACCTGGCCAATTCCCGGCATCGTCTGCAGGAAGGCTGA
- a CDS encoding L-talarate/galactarate dehydratase, protein MPTASSDRIRHVQLSSVVLPLEQPISDAKVLTGRQKPMTEIVLLFAEIRTEQDRHGIGFSYSKRAGGPAQYAHAKEIAGNLIGADPSDIAKIYDQLLWAGASVGRSGVATQAIAALDIALWDLKAKRADLPLAKLLGAHRDSVRAYNTSGGFLHAPLDEVKERATKSLADGIGGIKIKVGQPDTREDLRRVRAVREHLGADVPLMVDANQQWDRPTALRVGRALEEFDLVWIEEPLDAYDAEGHAHLAEQLDTPIATGEMLGSVTEHVRLIEARAADIIQPDAPRIGGITPFLRLATLADHHGLQLAPHFAMEIHLHLAATYPREPWVEHFEWLNPLFNERLETLDGRMLVPDRPGLGFTTSEQCRAWTVDAAEFGTA, encoded by the coding sequence ATGCCGACCGCCAGCAGTGACCGCATCCGCCATGTCCAGTTGTCCTCCGTCGTCCTGCCGCTGGAGCAGCCGATCAGCGACGCCAAGGTGCTGACCGGGCGGCAGAAGCCGATGACCGAGATCGTCCTGTTGTTCGCGGAGATCCGCACCGAGCAGGACCGGCACGGCATCGGCTTCAGCTACTCGAAGCGGGCCGGCGGACCGGCGCAGTACGCCCACGCCAAGGAGATCGCCGGCAACCTGATCGGCGCCGACCCGTCCGACATCGCCAAGATCTACGACCAGCTGCTCTGGGCCGGCGCCTCGGTCGGCCGGTCGGGCGTCGCCACCCAGGCGATCGCCGCGCTCGACATCGCGCTGTGGGACCTGAAGGCCAAGCGGGCCGACCTGCCGCTGGCCAAGTTGCTCGGCGCGCACCGCGATTCGGTCCGCGCGTACAACACCTCCGGCGGATTCCTGCACGCGCCGCTGGACGAGGTCAAGGAGCGGGCCACCAAGTCGCTGGCCGACGGGATCGGCGGGATCAAGATCAAGGTCGGCCAGCCCGACACCCGCGAGGACCTGCGCCGGGTCCGGGCGGTCCGCGAGCACCTCGGCGCCGACGTCCCGCTGATGGTCGACGCCAACCAGCAGTGGGACCGCCCGACCGCGCTCCGGGTCGGCCGCGCGCTGGAGGAGTTCGACCTGGTCTGGATCGAGGAGCCGCTGGACGCCTACGACGCCGAGGGGCACGCGCACCTCGCCGAGCAGCTGGACACCCCGATCGCGACCGGCGAGATGCTCGGCAGCGTGACCGAGCACGTCCGGCTGATCGAGGCCCGGGCGGCCGACATCATCCAGCCGGACGCGCCCCGGATCGGCGGGATCACGCCGTTCCTGCGGCTCGCGACCCTGGCCGACCACCACGGCCTCCAGCTCGCGCCGCACTTCGCGATGGAGATCCACCTGCACCTGGCCGCGACGTACCCGCGGGAGCCCTGGGTCGAGCACTTCGAGTGGCTGAACCCGTTGTTCAACGAGCGGCTGGAGACCCTCGACGGCCGGATGCTGGTCCCGGACCGGCCCGGCCTCGGCTTCACCACCAGCGAGCAGTGCCGGGCCTGGACCGTCGACGCGGCCGAGTTCGGCACCGCCTGA